In the Flavobacterium pallidum genome, one interval contains:
- a CDS encoding tetratricopeptide repeat-containing hybrid sensor histidine kinase/response regulator: protein MKKIFLIISLLFVQAIMAQSEAKEKEAVEKIINNAAHAFRTGEYEKSLDLSSKALVRAFKLDDDFLIAHSYNAIAAVYYEFSESKRAIEFYTKALHYAESLDNNPLKDFINSNLGNVYYYSKIDVGKGIEFYKKSLYYAVKSNDSSQIAYAKLNITSAYFYLGQFKKGIVYLYETKNFIERKGQPESKLSYNGLLGLYNTHETKNTKAAELYYRKAIAIGESNNLNTFTASVYDNYVDHLVKYKRFREADSVRRIYKKLHSKLYSEAMPGDLDDTAIQIELDEYKNQLEKIESTNERQQKKIRDSRTISILFGILLLFLLIMVYMLYKTNVFRKKLNAELTKANEELQAAKEVAEQNSQLKTQFISTVSHELRTPLYGVIGITDMIIDEHKELVNNEQLNSLKFSANYLLDLVNDILQMNKMEDKRTVLEKTDFSLHDELLTIRNSLQFLADNNGNAFNTIIDPEIPKRVNGDELRLSQILVNLASNALKFTRNGEVTITAKLNKFMNNKYFIDFTVQDNGIGIAEADQEKIFDKFVQIERKEGDYQGTGLGLAIVKRLIDLFDSSISIDSAENTGTTFAFTIAFEKAQYDNDISTPDVMEMVGKELDILVVEDNKINQMVTKKIIERHGHRCRLAASGNEAIEAAQKESFDIILMDINMPGMNGYDTTKSMRELGIYTPVIALTAYDKKEVTEQAANAGINDVIVKPFEPSLLFEMMYRQLQVK from the coding sequence GTGAAGAAAATATTCCTTATCATATCATTGCTTTTTGTGCAGGCAATCATGGCACAATCTGAAGCTAAGGAAAAAGAAGCGGTTGAAAAAATCATCAACAATGCTGCGCATGCGTTCCGTACAGGGGAATATGAAAAATCACTTGATTTGTCTTCCAAGGCATTGGTGCGGGCGTTTAAACTTGACGACGATTTCCTGATCGCGCACTCCTATAATGCCATCGCAGCGGTATATTATGAGTTTTCGGAATCAAAAAGGGCCATTGAGTTTTACACCAAGGCATTGCATTATGCTGAAAGCCTTGACAATAATCCGCTTAAGGATTTTATCAACAGCAACCTCGGGAACGTCTACTATTACAGCAAGATTGATGTGGGCAAGGGGATTGAATTTTATAAAAAGTCGCTCTATTATGCAGTCAAATCGAATGACAGTTCGCAGATTGCGTATGCAAAACTCAATATTACCAGTGCCTATTTCTATTTGGGGCAGTTCAAAAAAGGCATCGTTTACCTCTATGAAACCAAAAATTTTATAGAGCGCAAGGGCCAGCCTGAATCTAAATTATCATATAACGGACTCTTAGGGCTTTACAACACCCATGAGACCAAAAATACCAAGGCTGCTGAATTGTATTATCGCAAGGCGATCGCTATTGGCGAAAGCAATAACCTGAATACTTTTACGGCAAGTGTTTACGACAATTATGTCGACCATCTTGTAAAATACAAAAGATTCCGCGAAGCAGATTCCGTACGTAGGATTTATAAAAAACTGCATAGTAAACTGTATTCAGAAGCGATGCCGGGTGATCTGGACGATACCGCAATCCAGATAGAACTCGATGAATATAAGAACCAACTGGAAAAAATTGAATCCACGAACGAGCGCCAGCAAAAGAAAATCAGGGATTCCCGTACGATCAGCATCCTTTTTGGTATTTTACTTTTGTTCCTGCTTATAATGGTTTACATGTTATATAAAACCAATGTATTCCGTAAAAAACTCAATGCCGAATTAACGAAGGCTAACGAAGAACTGCAGGCCGCAAAGGAAGTCGCTGAGCAGAATTCCCAACTGAAGACACAATTTATATCCACCGTCAGCCATGAACTTCGCACGCCGCTTTATGGCGTTATCGGGATTACGGATATGATTATTGATGAGCACAAGGAACTGGTCAATAATGAACAATTGAATTCGTTGAAGTTTTCAGCGAATTACCTGCTAGATCTCGTCAACGATATTCTACAGATGAACAAAATGGAGGACAAGCGGACGGTATTGGAAAAAACGGATTTCAGTCTGCACGATGAATTGCTCACCATCCGAAATTCCTTGCAATTCCTGGCAGATAACAACGGAAATGCTTTCAATACCATTATCGATCCTGAAATCCCGAAACGCGTCAACGGTGATGAGCTGAGGCTTTCGCAGATCCTGGTGAACCTGGCCAGCAATGCGCTCAAGTTTACCCGCAACGGCGAAGTGACTATTACCGCAAAACTCAATAAATTCATGAATAACAAATATTTTATTGATTTTACCGTGCAGGATAATGGCATCGGGATTGCAGAAGCTGATCAGGAAAAGATATTCGATAAATTTGTCCAGATTGAAAGGAAAGAAGGCGATTACCAGGGAACAGGACTTGGCCTGGCGATTGTAAAAAGGCTAATAGATTTATTTGACAGCAGCATTTCTATTGATAGTGCTGAAAATACAGGAACCACTTTTGCATTTACAATCGCTTTTGAAAAAGCGCAATACGATAATGATATTAGCACCCCTGATGTTATGGAAATGGTCGGAAAAGAACTTGACATCCTTGTAGTTGAAGATAACAAGATCAACCAGATGGTCACCAAAAAGATTATCGAACGCCACGGGCACCGCTGCAGGCTGGCTGCCAGTGGAAATGAAGCGATTGAAGCTGCGCAAAAGGAATCCTTTGATATCATCCTGATGGACATTAACATGCCGGGTATGAATGGTTATGACACTACGAAAAGCATGCGGGAGCTTGGGATTTATACCCCAGTGATTGCATTAACGGCCTATGACAAGAAAGAAGTCACTGAGCAGGCTGCCAATGCCGGTATCAATGACGTCATTGTAAAACCATTCGAGCCGTCATTATTATTCGAAATGATGTACAGGCAACTGCAGGTAAAGTAA
- a CDS encoding superoxide dismutase family protein produces the protein MKKILLSAAIAVIIIISCKSKTDSESTTTRTRSKTVRLKLDLMPKSDSKVSGTATFTERNGKVTFTANISGLKPGVHAIHIHEKADCTAADGSSAGGHWNPTFQNHGKWGSAAYHKGDIGNFPADEFGNGTITMTTNEWCIGCGDPKKDILGKGLIVHEDPDDFTSQPSGNAGKRVACSAIIK, from the coding sequence ATGAAAAAAATACTTCTTTCAGCAGCCATTGCGGTCATTATTATCATCAGCTGCAAATCAAAAACCGACAGTGAAAGCACGACCACAAGAACGCGTTCAAAAACCGTAAGGCTTAAACTCGACCTTATGCCGAAAAGTGACAGTAAAGTTTCCGGCACGGCTACCTTTACAGAACGCAACGGCAAAGTGACCTTTACCGCTAATATTTCGGGGTTAAAGCCAGGCGTGCATGCGATACACATCCATGAAAAAGCAGATTGTACCGCTGCCGACGGCTCGAGCGCCGGCGGCCATTGGAATCCGACTTTCCAGAATCACGGCAAATGGGGCTCAGCGGCATACCACAAAGGCGATATCGGGAATTTTCCTGCGGATGAATTCGGGAACGGTACCATTACGATGACGACCAATGAATGGTGTATCGGTTGCGGAGATCCTAAAAAAGACATTCTCGGGAAAGGGCTTATCGTTCATGAAGACCCGGACGATTTTACATCTCAGCCTTCTGGAAATGCAGGCAAACGTGTGGCTTGCAGCGCGATTATAAAATAG
- the gldF gene encoding gliding motility-associated ABC transporter permease subunit GldF, protein MKAILLKEIKSFFGSPMGYLVIAIFLLLSGLFLWVFEGDFNILNAGFADLAPFFTLVPWILIFLIPAVTMRSFSEEKKQGTLELLLTKPLSIGQIVNGKFFAAVLLIVIAIIPTLIYVYAISGLSMESSHIDMGSTIGSYFGLLFLISGYTAIGIFASTFSDNQIVAFIISVFLCFLFYFGFDGVAGYAGSFETYVSAIGMQDHFISMGRGVVDTRDLVYFVSIAILFLSLTVFKLKSSKA, encoded by the coding sequence ATGAAGGCCATCCTCCTAAAAGAAATAAAATCCTTTTTCGGTTCGCCGATGGGATACCTAGTCATCGCCATTTTCCTGTTGCTCAGCGGATTGTTCCTTTGGGTATTTGAAGGAGATTTTAACATCCTGAATGCCGGTTTTGCTGATCTGGCACCGTTTTTTACACTGGTACCATGGATATTGATTTTCCTGATTCCTGCCGTCACGATGCGCAGTTTTTCTGAAGAAAAGAAACAGGGTACTCTGGAATTGCTTCTGACCAAACCGCTCAGCATCGGACAGATTGTAAATGGGAAATTTTTTGCTGCTGTGCTATTGATTGTGATTGCAATCATTCCCACATTGATATATGTATATGCAATTTCGGGACTCAGCATGGAAAGCAGCCATATTGATATGGGCAGCACTATTGGGTCTTATTTTGGGTTGTTGTTCCTGATTTCAGGTTATACAGCGATTGGTATTTTCGCCTCCACTTTTTCTGACAACCAGATTGTGGCGTTCATCATTTCAGTATTCCTGTGCTTCCTCTTTTACTTCGGGTTTGACGGTGTGGCTGGTTATGCCGGCAGTTTTGAAACTTATGTTTCCGCAATCGGGATGCAGGACCATTTTATCAGTATGGGACGTGGTGTCGTGGACACGCGCGACCTGGTGTATTTTGTCAGCATTGCCATATTGTTCCTGTCATTGACTGTCTTCAAACTTAAATCTTCCAAAGCATAA
- a CDS encoding putative quinol monooxygenase, whose product MIVRIVKMSFHEENIPAFRENFELMKEKIRNAPGNRFLELYQDRNNPCIFFTYSYWDSDNDLENYRQSELFYDVWAFTKKLFNAKPEAWSVDKLVSLQ is encoded by the coding sequence ATGATCGTACGCATTGTAAAAATGTCTTTCCACGAGGAAAACATCCCAGCTTTCCGGGAGAATTTCGAACTGATGAAGGAAAAAATACGAAACGCACCCGGAAACCGTTTCTTAGAACTGTACCAGGACCGCAACAATCCGTGTATCTTTTTCACCTACAGTTATTGGGATTCCGATAACGATCTGGAAAATTACCGCCAATCGGAATTGTTTTATGACGTATGGGCATTTACAAAAAAACTGTTCAATGCAAAACCGGAAGCGTGGAGCGTGGATAAATTAGTAAGTTTGCAGTGA
- the gldG gene encoding gliding motility-associated ABC transporter substrate-binding protein GldG, with the protein MKSHTKNSLKKLGFTIIALLLINLAGMFWFKRFDLTSDKRYTLSKTTLNVVKQIKDPIYIDVFLAGEFPAEFKRLQTETRQMLEEFSAYNSNIVFKFNDPMEDEANADAYKQELIGLGFTPVNINQTVKGKKTLTQVFPWAIANVGKKSVRVPLLVNNFGNNSDQNINKSVQLLEYAFTDALTKLTSTSKKKIAVLKGNGEIGDKYLSDFLIAAKEYYTIAEFNLDSLQNNPLKVQENLNHFDAALIAKPTQPFNDSEKYILDQFIEKGGKTMWLIDKASIDLDSLQNAQQASLAFPLDLNLDDMFFKYGVRINGRLIQDLLSTPVTVQSQNGEMPVDWLYSPIIKSEENHAINKNVNLVKLEFANQIDTLKNGIKKTVLLKSSAQSKAVGVPVRVGLMDFMDGVDESAYKEGGQIIGTLLEGKFTSAFKNRVKPFKAVNPIDDGTQNKMIVIADGDIINYKYVNKKPLVNDIDTWTQQSYGNKDFLINALNYLLDDNGLVDIRNKNIELQLLDDKKVEEEYTKTQMLTVGAPLLLLLVFGLLYSWLRKRRYAR; encoded by the coding sequence ATGAAAAGCCATACAAAAAACAGCCTTAAGAAACTGGGTTTTACTATTATCGCATTGCTATTGATCAATCTCGCCGGAATGTTTTGGTTTAAGCGTTTCGACCTGACTTCGGACAAAAGGTATACTTTGTCGAAAACCACGCTGAATGTGGTGAAACAAATCAAAGATCCTATATATATCGATGTATTCCTTGCGGGCGAATTCCCTGCCGAATTCAAAAGGCTGCAAACCGAAACCAGGCAGATGCTCGAGGAATTCAGCGCCTACAATTCCAATATCGTCTTTAAGTTCAATGACCCGATGGAAGATGAGGCCAATGCCGATGCGTACAAGCAGGAACTCATCGGGCTCGGATTTACGCCGGTAAACATCAACCAGACCGTGAAGGGGAAAAAGACGCTGACACAGGTATTTCCGTGGGCGATTGCCAATGTGGGGAAAAAGTCGGTGCGTGTGCCTTTACTCGTCAATAACTTTGGAAACAATTCAGACCAGAACATCAATAAATCGGTGCAATTGCTAGAATATGCTTTTACCGATGCGCTGACCAAGCTGACCAGTACCAGTAAAAAGAAAATCGCCGTGTTGAAAGGCAATGGCGAAATAGGTGACAAATACTTGTCGGATTTCCTGATTGCTGCGAAGGAATATTATACTATTGCAGAATTCAACCTTGATTCGTTGCAGAACAATCCCTTAAAAGTTCAGGAAAACCTGAATCATTTTGATGCGGCATTGATTGCAAAACCGACGCAGCCATTTAACGATTCCGAAAAATACATCCTCGATCAGTTTATTGAAAAAGGTGGAAAAACCATGTGGCTCATCGATAAGGCATCGATCGATCTCGACAGTCTGCAGAACGCGCAGCAGGCTTCGCTTGCCTTTCCGTTAGACCTGAACCTTGACGATATGTTCTTCAAATATGGAGTGCGCATCAACGGCAGGCTGATCCAGGATTTATTGTCTACGCCGGTGACGGTACAGTCGCAAAATGGCGAAATGCCTGTGGATTGGCTGTATTCGCCCATCATCAAATCAGAAGAAAATCATGCCATTAATAAAAATGTAAATCTTGTAAAGCTTGAATTTGCAAACCAGATTGATACACTTAAGAATGGTATAAAGAAAACGGTATTACTGAAAAGTTCTGCACAATCAAAAGCTGTTGGCGTACCGGTCCGCGTAGGGCTGATGGATTTTATGGATGGCGTGGATGAAAGTGCCTATAAAGAGGGCGGACAGATAATCGGGACATTATTGGAAGGCAAATTCACATCGGCATTCAAAAACCGGGTAAAACCTTTCAAAGCGGTCAATCCGATAGATGATGGAACGCAAAACAAAATGATCGTGATTGCCGATGGCGACATCATCAACTACAAGTACGTCAATAAAAAACCGCTGGTCAACGACATCGATACCTGGACGCAGCAGAGTTACGGCAACAAGGATTTCCTGATCAATGCCCTGAACTACCTGCTTGATGACAACGGATTGGTCGATATCCGCAACAAAAACATCGAACTGCAATTGCTTGACGACAAGAAAGTCGAAGAGGAATATACCAAAACCCAAATGCTGACGGTAGGCGCTCCGTTGTTATTGCTGCTGGTTTTCGGGCTGTTGTATTCATGGCTGAGGAAGCGCAGGTATGCGAGGTAG
- a CDS encoding SAM hydrolase/SAM-dependent halogenase family protein, with amino-acid sequence MSIITLTTDYGLKDHFVGSLKGKILKDFTEAQLIDISHDIDPFNTAQASYIIGAAYKSFPEGTVHLIGVDAEYNKENRHIAIQWDNHYFVCADNGILGMLTQKIVPQKMVEINIHDRLPADATDLDVFVTVAAHIARGGQLNVIGKEIKSIKQVTELKPVAIANSIKGYVIYIDHFGNVVTNISRQLFLETAKGRSYEIVLNDKRGRTNIRTIWPKYSNIAVSDKFPIKDYEGQKLAIFNEAGFLEIAIFRSNPNTVGSAETLLGLGYRDMITINFDVQP; translated from the coding sequence ATGTCAATAATTACCCTCACTACCGATTACGGACTCAAGGACCATTTTGTCGGTTCGTTGAAGGGTAAAATCCTAAAAGACTTCACCGAAGCGCAACTCATTGACATATCGCACGATATCGATCCGTTCAATACCGCGCAGGCCAGTTACATCATCGGCGCTGCTTACAAAAGCTTTCCTGAGGGCACGGTACACCTGATTGGTGTCGATGCCGAATACAATAAAGAAAACCGCCATATTGCCATTCAATGGGACAATCATTATTTTGTTTGTGCAGATAATGGGATTTTAGGTATGCTTACGCAGAAAATTGTTCCGCAGAAAATGGTCGAGATCAATATCCACGACCGTTTGCCTGCCGATGCTACTGATCTGGACGTATTTGTTACCGTGGCAGCACACATCGCGCGAGGCGGCCAGCTGAACGTTATCGGGAAGGAAATAAAATCGATAAAACAGGTGACGGAACTCAAGCCTGTCGCCATCGCCAATTCGATTAAAGGATATGTGATTTACATTGATCACTTCGGGAATGTCGTGACAAACATCTCCCGGCAGCTTTTTCTTGAAACCGCGAAAGGCCGTTCCTACGAAATCGTCCTGAACGACAAACGCGGACGCACCAACATCAGGACCATCTGGCCAAAATATTCAAATATTGCCGTCTCAGATAAGTTCCCGATAAAAGATTATGAGGGCCAGAAACTCGCCATTTTCAATGAAGCGGGATTTCTTGAGATTGCGATTTTCCGCAGCAACCCGAACACCGTTGGCAGCGCTGAAACCCTATTGGGATTAGGCTACCGTGATATGATAACCATTAATTTTGATGTACAGCCATGA
- a CDS encoding YihY/virulence factor BrkB family protein has translation MKRREMAKTGWQLLKDTFNEFNDDNAIKLSASLSYYTVFALPPLIMIILAITGFFFGEEAVTGEFFGQINGLVGNDAALQIQETIKNTQLSGSTTFATVFGVIMLVIGASGVFAEIQSSINFIWGLKAKPNKGIMKFVKNRLMSFSMIAVMGFLLMVSLLVNTAMDILNTKLAVYFPDVTVYLFYVLNIVILFLTTTALFSIIFRTLPDGTISWKDTLIGSSVTSIFFMIGKFAISSYLGNSTVATVYGAAGSVIIILVWVYYSAIILYFGAEFTKIYARAHGQKIIPNDYAVEIQKEIFEIESK, from the coding sequence ATGAAGCGCAGGGAAATGGCAAAGACCGGCTGGCAGTTATTAAAGGATACCTTTAATGAATTCAATGATGACAATGCGATAAAACTTAGTGCGTCCTTATCCTATTATACCGTGTTTGCCTTACCACCACTGATCATGATCATCCTTGCCATAACTGGTTTTTTCTTCGGTGAAGAAGCGGTTACGGGGGAATTTTTCGGGCAGATAAACGGATTGGTAGGTAATGATGCGGCGTTACAAATCCAGGAAACGATAAAAAATACGCAGCTTTCGGGCAGCACTACATTTGCGACCGTTTTTGGCGTGATTATGCTGGTCATTGGTGCTTCGGGGGTTTTTGCGGAGATACAGAGTTCTATTAATTTCATATGGGGACTGAAAGCAAAACCCAATAAAGGCATTATGAAATTCGTAAAGAACCGGTTGATGTCTTTCTCAATGATTGCCGTAATGGGATTTCTTTTGATGGTCAGTTTGCTGGTGAACACCGCGATGGATATCCTGAATACTAAACTTGCCGTTTATTTCCCTGATGTAACCGTGTATTTATTTTACGTCTTGAATATCGTCATTCTATTCCTTACTACGACGGCCTTGTTTTCCATTATTTTCAGGACTTTGCCCGACGGTACGATTTCCTGGAAAGATACGCTGATCGGCTCCAGTGTAACATCAATCTTCTTTATGATAGGGAAGTTTGCCATAAGCTCGTATCTTGGCAATTCCACCGTTGCCACAGTATATGGTGCAGCCGGATCTGTTATTATCATATTGGTTTGGGTATATTATTCGGCCATTATATTATATTTTGGTGCCGAGTTTACCAAGATTTATGCCAGGGCACACGGACAGAAAATCATTCCGAATGACTATGCGGTAGAAATACAGAAAGAAATATTCGAAATCGAAAGTAAGTAA
- a CDS encoding PhoH family protein — protein sequence MNERIIELVDIAPKDFWGAQDTHLETIKKYYPKLKIVARGTTIKAFGEKEVLDEFENRFNRLMQHFSRYNRIDDNVIDRVIQSNTQEEQRMPDSDKILVHGIGGKIIKAMTPNQQLLVDNINKNDMVFAVGPAGTGKTYTGVAMAVKALKEKQVKRIILTRPAVEAGENLGFLPGDMKEKLDPYMQPLYDALRDMIPPQSLEDYILKGIIQIAPLAFMRGRTLDNAFVILDEAQNTTHSQMKMFLTRMGKNAKFMITGDPGQVDLPRRTISGLKEALLVLKDIDGIGIIYLDDKDIVRHRLVKKVIDAYKQIENHD from the coding sequence TTGAACGAGAGAATCATAGAATTAGTAGACATTGCCCCGAAAGATTTCTGGGGTGCCCAGGACACCCACCTGGAGACCATTAAAAAATACTACCCCAAACTGAAGATTGTTGCGCGCGGCACCACCATCAAGGCTTTTGGTGAAAAAGAAGTATTGGATGAGTTTGAAAACCGTTTCAACCGCCTGATGCAGCATTTCAGCCGCTACAACCGTATTGATGATAATGTGATCGACCGCGTGATACAGAGCAATACCCAGGAAGAGCAGCGCATGCCGGACAGTGATAAAATCCTTGTGCATGGCATTGGCGGGAAAATCATTAAGGCCATGACCCCAAACCAGCAGTTGCTGGTAGACAATATCAACAAAAATGATATGGTGTTTGCCGTTGGGCCAGCCGGAACCGGTAAAACCTATACCGGCGTTGCCATGGCGGTAAAAGCATTGAAAGAAAAGCAGGTAAAGCGCATCATCCTCACGCGCCCTGCAGTAGAAGCGGGCGAAAATCTTGGTTTCCTGCCCGGAGATATGAAGGAAAAACTGGATCCCTATATGCAGCCATTGTATGATGCATTGCGTGATATGATTCCGCCTCAATCTCTCGAAGATTATATATTGAAAGGCATTATCCAGATTGCGCCGCTGGCATTCATGCGGGGCCGTACATTGGACAATGCATTTGTAATCCTTGATGAAGCGCAAAATACCACACATTCGCAAATGAAGATGTTCCTGACGCGCATGGGAAAAAATGCCAAATTCATGATTACCGGTGACCCCGGACAGGTGGATTTGCCGAGAAGAACCATATCGGGATTGAAGGAAGCGTTATTGGTATTGAAAGATATCGATGGCATTGGCATCATTTACCTGGATGATAAGGATATCGTTCGTCACAGGCTCGTGAAGAAAGTGATTGATGCGTATAAGCAGATTGAAAACCACGATTAA
- the ettA gene encoding energy-dependent translational throttle protein EttA: protein MSDDKKVIFSMQRVSKTYSSSDKQVLKNIYLSFFYGAKIGILGLNGSGKSSLLRIIAGVDKNYQGDVVFQPGYTVGYLEQEPQLDETKTVIEIVREGVAETVAILDEFNKINDMFGLPEVYEDADKMQQLMDRQADLQDKIDASGAWELDTKLEIAMDALRTPEGDLPIKNLSGGERRRVALCRLLLQQPDVLLLDEPTNHLDAESVLWLEQHLAQYAGTVIAVTHDRYFLDNVAGWILELDRGEGIPWKGNYSSWLDQKSTRMAQEEKVASKRRKTLERELDWVRQGAKGRQTKQKARLQNYDKLLNEDQKQLDEKLEIYIPNGPRLGTNVIDANGVAKAFGEKLLYDNLNFTLPQAGIVGIIGPNGAGKSTIFRMIMGEETPDAGSFNLGDTAKIAYVDQSHSNIDPNKTIWENFADGQELIMMGGRQVNSRAYLSRFNFSGSDQNKKVSMLSGGERNRLHLAMTLKEEGNVLLLDEPTNDLDINTLRALEEGLENFAGCAVVISHDRWFLDRICTHILAFEGNSEVYYFEGGFSDYEENKKKRLGGDLTPKRIKYRKLIRN, encoded by the coding sequence ATGTCAGACGATAAGAAAGTAATCTTTTCAATGCAACGCGTAAGCAAGACTTATTCGAGCAGTGATAAACAGGTTTTAAAAAATATTTACTTAAGTTTTTTCTATGGTGCCAAAATCGGTATCCTGGGTCTAAACGGTTCAGGAAAATCTTCTTTGCTCCGCATCATTGCCGGGGTTGATAAGAACTACCAGGGCGACGTGGTTTTCCAGCCTGGATATACTGTAGGGTATCTCGAGCAGGAGCCACAATTGGATGAAACTAAAACGGTGATTGAAATCGTTCGTGAAGGTGTGGCCGAAACTGTTGCTATCCTTGATGAATTCAATAAGATCAACGACATGTTCGGGCTCCCGGAAGTGTATGAAGATGCCGACAAGATGCAGCAACTGATGGACCGCCAGGCAGATTTACAGGATAAAATCGATGCTTCAGGTGCCTGGGAACTCGATACCAAACTGGAAATTGCGATGGATGCCCTGCGTACTCCCGAAGGCGATTTGCCAATCAAGAACCTTTCAGGAGGGGAACGCCGCCGTGTGGCTTTATGCCGACTGTTGTTGCAACAGCCTGACGTATTGCTGCTCGATGAGCCTACCAACCACCTTGATGCAGAAAGTGTATTATGGCTGGAACAGCACCTTGCGCAATATGCAGGGACCGTTATTGCTGTAACGCACGACCGTTATTTCCTTGACAATGTTGCAGGCTGGATTCTGGAACTGGACAGGGGTGAAGGCATTCCGTGGAAAGGAAATTATTCTTCATGGCTTGACCAAAAATCTACACGCATGGCACAGGAAGAGAAAGTGGCCTCCAAAAGAAGGAAGACGCTTGAGCGCGAACTTGACTGGGTAAGGCAAGGAGCCAAGGGCCGTCAGACGAAACAAAAAGCGCGTCTGCAGAATTACGACAAATTATTGAACGAGGACCAGAAGCAGCTTGACGAGAAGCTTGAGATCTATATCCCGAACGGGCCACGTCTGGGAACCAATGTGATCGATGCCAATGGCGTTGCGAAAGCTTTTGGAGAAAAATTGCTTTATGATAACCTGAATTTTACACTGCCGCAAGCAGGCATCGTCGGGATTATCGGACCGAACGGTGCCGGTAAATCGACTATTTTCCGCATGATTATGGGTGAAGAGACTCCCGATGCAGGTTCATTCAATTTAGGTGATACTGCCAAAATTGCTTACGTGGATCAGTCACATTCCAACATCGACCCCAATAAAACCATCTGGGAAAATTTTGCCGACGGGCAGGAACTCATTATGATGGGTGGCAGGCAGGTAAATTCAAGGGCTTACCTGAGCCGTTTCAACTTTAGCGGCAGTGACCAGAATAAGAAAGTTTCTATGCTTTCCGGAGGAGAAAGAAACAGGCTGCACCTGGCGATGACTTTGAAAGAAGAAGGTAATGTATTGCTTTTGGATGAGCCAACAAACGATTTGGATATCAATACCTTAAGGGCCTTGGAAGAAGGTTTGGAAAACTTCGCAGGTTGCGCGGTAGTCATTTCCCACGACCGTTGGTTCCTGGACAGGATCTGTACGCATATTCTGGCTTTTGAAGGGAATTCCGAAGTGTATTATTTTGAAGGCGGCTTTTCGGATTACGAAGAAAATAAGAAGAAACGCCTTGGCGGAGACCTGACTCCGAAACGAATCAAATACAGGAAATTAATCAGAAATTAA
- a CDS encoding CAL67264 family membrane protein, protein MGMNKNTILGWATLIMIIMGILLIGLGAFRYDETAGWGFGAVGVGFLANAWVFSSLKGRL, encoded by the coding sequence ATGGGAATGAATAAAAATACCATCCTGGGCTGGGCGACCCTGATTATGATTATCATGGGGATTTTGCTGATTGGGCTTGGTGCCTTCCGTTATGATGAAACGGCCGGCTGGGGATTTGGTGCTGTAGGAGTGGGTTTTCTGGCGAATGCGTGGGTGTTTAGTTCGTTAAAAGGAAGATTGTAA